The following coding sequences are from one Tolumonas lignilytica window:
- the prmC gene encoding peptide chain release factor N(5)-glutamine methyltransferase, producing MQIASLRQQLIQRFANSDSAALDADCLLCAVLSCTRTYLRTWPEQELTPEQVLQVEQLACRREQGEPVAYILGVREFWSLPLQVSPATLIPRPDTEALVEWALTLLSEKGQGQKALDLGTGTGAIALALKSELPALNMWALEREPAALDLARRNAARLGFSVNFLASDWFSALKERDFQLIVSNPPYIDATDPHLSQGDVRFEPHTALVADEDGLADIRQIIDQAPDYLAPGGWLLLEHGWQQAEAVRNLLLARGFHAVITRQDLGGQDRVSGGQWLGNVAE from the coding sequence ATGCAGATCGCCTCACTGCGTCAGCAGTTGATTCAACGTTTTGCCAATAGCGACAGTGCTGCGCTGGATGCGGATTGTCTGTTATGCGCAGTATTAAGCTGTACCCGTACCTATCTGCGTACCTGGCCGGAACAAGAACTGACACCGGAGCAGGTGCTTCAGGTGGAGCAATTGGCCTGCCGTCGCGAACAGGGTGAACCGGTCGCCTATATTCTGGGTGTCCGCGAGTTCTGGTCTTTACCGTTGCAGGTATCGCCAGCGACCTTGATTCCCCGTCCAGACACCGAAGCTCTGGTGGAATGGGCGCTGACGCTGTTATCTGAAAAAGGGCAGGGACAAAAGGCGCTGGATTTGGGAACGGGTACCGGCGCCATTGCCTTGGCATTAAAATCCGAATTGCCAGCATTAAATATGTGGGCGCTGGAGCGTGAGCCTGCAGCACTGGATTTGGCCCGCCGTAATGCGGCGCGATTGGGTTTTTCTGTCAATTTTCTGGCAAGCGATTGGTTTTCTGCACTGAAAGAACGGGATTTCCAGTTAATTGTCTCTAATCCGCCATACATTGATGCGACAGACCCTCATCTGTCTCAGGGGGATGTGCGCTTTGAACCACATACCGCGCTGGTTGCTGACGAGGATGGGCTGGCAGATATTCGGCAAATCATTGATCAAGCACCGGATTATTTGGCGCCGGGTGGATGGTTGTTACTGGAACATGGCTGGCAGCAGGCGGAAGCGGTCCGCAATTTATTATTGGCACGTGGTTTTCATGCGGTGATAACCAGACAGGATTTAGGTGGTCAGGATCGTGTTTCCGGCGGTCAGTGGCTAGGTAATGTTGCTGAGTAG
- a CDS encoding SirB1 family protein translates to MNITADTDYEGLDIAMLALMAAEDILDQPVLIDGLQQLRALRTAIKPYITASDDQGRREQLLHAFYHEFNFSGDWEHYYAPENCLLNHVLTQRSGLPITLGIVLMHLAQAIELPVRGVCFPGNFLLLFPGQTPVFIDPFTGEIWDQTQQALMLRASLGDLTQMDSKYTKEADQHQILSRLLSISKGCLLQNRRLPEALRCSEVLLVMNPDDPYEIRDRGLVYEQLECPQLAAEDYAYFIEQCPQDPVATVLKVQLQMLDHDAITLH, encoded by the coding sequence ATGAACATAACAGCCGATACAGATTACGAGGGTTTGGATATTGCGATGCTGGCTTTGATGGCCGCAGAGGATATTCTGGATCAGCCAGTACTGATCGATGGATTGCAGCAATTGCGGGCGCTACGAACCGCGATTAAACCCTATATTACAGCCAGTGATGATCAGGGGCGTCGTGAACAATTGCTGCATGCCTTTTATCACGAGTTTAATTTTTCCGGTGACTGGGAACATTATTATGCACCGGAAAATTGTCTGCTTAATCATGTTCTGACTCAACGCAGTGGTCTACCCATCACACTGGGGATCGTGTTGATGCATCTGGCTCAGGCCATTGAATTACCCGTCAGGGGAGTCTGCTTCCCCGGCAACTTCCTGCTGCTTTTCCCTGGGCAGACGCCTGTCTTCATCGATCCTTTCACCGGTGAAATATGGGATCAGACACAACAAGCCCTGATGTTGCGAGCGTCACTGGGCGATCTGACACAGATGGATAGCAAATATACGAAAGAGGCTGATCAACATCAGATTCTGTCGCGCTTATTGAGTATCAGTAAAGGTTGTCTGCTACAAAACCGCCGTTTGCCGGAAGCGCTGCGCTGCAGTGAAGTGTTACTGGTGATGAATCCGGATGACCCCTATGAGATCCGTGATCGCGGTCTGGTGTATGAACAGCTGGAATGTCCGCAACTGGCAGCGGAAGATTACGCCTATTTTATTGAACAATGCCCACAAGATCCGGTTGCTACTGTGCTGAAGGTACAGTTACAAATGTTGGATCATGACGCAATTACTTTGCACTGA
- the kdsA gene encoding 3-deoxy-8-phosphooctulonate synthase yields MKQKVVQFNGINVANDQPFVLFGGMNVLESRDLAMSICETYVTVTEKLGIPLVFKASWDKANRSSVHSYRGPGMEEGLRIFEELKKTFGVSLITDVHETWQAKPVGEVVDVLQLPAFLARQTDLVEALAKTGNVINVKKPQFLSPGQVKNIVEKFAECGNERIILCERGVNFGYDNLVVDMLGFGVMKNASQGSPVIFDVTHSLQCRDPLGAASGGRREQVTELARAGMAVGLAGLFIESHPDPEHARCDGPSALPLDKLEPFLRQMKAIDDLVKNFEPLETR; encoded by the coding sequence ATGAAACAGAAAGTCGTTCAGTTTAACGGAATCAATGTTGCGAACGATCAGCCATTTGTGCTGTTTGGTGGCATGAACGTATTGGAATCACGTGATCTGGCCATGTCGATTTGTGAAACCTATGTGACTGTGACTGAAAAGCTCGGCATCCCGCTGGTTTTCAAGGCCAGTTGGGATAAGGCCAACCGTTCTTCCGTCCACTCTTATCGTGGCCCCGGCATGGAAGAGGGGTTGCGTATTTTTGAAGAATTGAAAAAAACGTTTGGCGTCAGCCTGATCACTGACGTACACGAAACTTGGCAGGCGAAACCTGTCGGCGAAGTGGTTGATGTCTTGCAACTGCCAGCCTTTCTGGCCCGGCAGACAGATCTGGTGGAAGCATTGGCAAAAACCGGCAATGTGATCAACGTGAAAAAACCGCAGTTCTTAAGTCCGGGACAGGTCAAAAACATCGTTGAGAAATTCGCAGAATGCGGCAATGAACGCATCATCCTGTGTGAGCGCGGTGTGAATTTTGGTTATGACAATCTGGTGGTCGATATGCTGGGCTTTGGTGTCATGAAGAATGCGAGCCAGGGTAGCCCGGTCATTTTTGACGTGACCCATTCTCTGCAATGTCGTGATCCGCTGGGTGCTGCTTCCGGTGGTCGTCGTGAACAGGTAACTGAACTGGCGCGGGCTGGTATGGCCGTCGGTTTAGCGGGGTTATTTATTGAGTCACATCCTGATCCGGAACATGCCCGTTGCGATGGGCCGAGCGCCTTGCCACTCGATAAACTGGAGCCTTTCCTGCGTCAGATGAAAGCGATTGATGACCTGGTAAAAAACTTTGAACCGTTGGAAACGCGCTGA
- a CDS encoding ATP-binding protein, producing the protein MMIEQNNQLAELQNEIIRLNKIIASLIKQADSLNADQMTDFNLFKSQIMLEDEVHNRTEQLENALKKNKSINAELINTQHKMQQEIEERKLMQQALEQEKAEQKALIQQLEESDRQLRQSEKLASIGQLAAGVAHEINNPMGYITSNLSSLQRYFHQFFELITLYEELSANPSNTVWRDEIQRLREEIDLDFLREDIGPLFQDSIEGAVKVRRIIQDLLHFSRAGENQWEWANLHDGLNSTLNIISNELKYKTDVILDYGKIPLVYCMPTQINQVLMNMLLNAAHAIDIHGEIRIKTGQTGEQVYISISDTGCGMTPEIKANIFDPFFTTKRVGSGTGLGLSVAYGIIKKHQGRIDVESELGKGSVFTVWLPIAPVTEPEKVDE; encoded by the coding sequence ATGATGATTGAACAAAATAATCAGCTCGCAGAATTGCAAAATGAAATTATTCGGTTGAATAAAATTATCGCCTCGCTCATTAAGCAGGCCGACTCCCTCAATGCTGACCAGATGACGGATTTTAATCTTTTTAAATCACAGATCATGCTGGAAGATGAGGTACATAATCGTACTGAACAACTGGAAAATGCCTTAAAAAAGAATAAATCCATCAATGCTGAATTAATTAACACTCAGCACAAGATGCAACAGGAGATTGAAGAAAGAAAATTGATGCAACAGGCATTGGAACAGGAAAAAGCCGAACAGAAAGCCTTGATCCAACAACTTGAAGAAAGTGACCGTCAGTTGCGACAATCCGAAAAATTAGCTTCGATCGGCCAACTAGCAGCCGGGGTGGCCCACGAGATCAATAATCCGATGGGATATATCACCTCAAACCTAAGTTCATTACAGCGTTATTTTCATCAATTCTTCGAGCTGATTACACTCTACGAAGAACTGAGTGCCAATCCCTCCAACACGGTATGGCGTGATGAAATCCAGCGGTTACGGGAAGAAATCGATCTGGATTTTCTCAGGGAAGATATTGGCCCTTTATTCCAGGATTCAATCGAAGGTGCTGTCAAAGTCAGACGTATTATTCAGGATCTGCTCCATTTCTCCCGTGCTGGAGAAAATCAATGGGAATGGGCGAATTTACACGATGGTCTTAACAGCACATTAAATATCATTAGCAATGAACTGAAATACAAAACAGATGTGATTCTTGACTATGGCAAGATCCCGCTCGTCTACTGCATGCCGACACAGATCAATCAGGTGTTGATGAATATGCTGCTCAATGCAGCTCATGCCATTGATATTCATGGTGAAATCAGAATTAAAACAGGTCAGACCGGAGAGCAGGTTTATATCTCGATCAGCGATACCGGCTGTGGTATGACGCCCGAAATTAAAGCTAATATTTTTGATCCGTTCTTCACCACAAAGCGTGTGGGTTCCGGCACCGGTCTGGGGCTGTCAGTGGCTTATGGGATTATCAAAAAACATCAAGGCCGCATCGATGTGGAAAGTGAACTGGGGAAAGGGTCTGTTTTTACCGTGTGGTTGCCGATAGCGCCAGTAACCGAACCTGAGAAGGTTGATGAATGA
- a CDS encoding FIST N-terminal domain-containing protein yields MSQILRAQSTAIAPYTAVEELKNSLNPASSSLILFFCSSSYDLNMIAEGFNHFFPDTEVVGCTSAGEIGPTGYVDHSISAISFPRDDFHVVTACLNDLSHFTESQGKQFIQSIMVKPESSLPAPNHRYTFAMQLIDGLSKKEENVSHCFQKYLSTIPLFGGSAADDVQFTHTYIFHQGRFQENSCVLMLFRTNRPFRMFKTQHFTAAGEPLVVTETDTNNRIIRELNGLPATQVYAQQVGCSVEQLDAKIFANYPVIMKINGNEYIRSIQKANADGSLSLYCAIEEGIVLRIAHSQNLERNLSHQFETLNEAIGGISLTLVCDCILRRTEILNTQQLPDVTKLLLQNQTSGFSSFGEQFGSLHLNQTCTGIAFGCEEAE; encoded by the coding sequence ATGAGCCAAATATTACGTGCGCAATCCACCGCCATTGCCCCTTATACCGCTGTGGAGGAGTTGAAAAATAGCCTTAACCCCGCTTCATCCAGCCTTATTTTGTTTTTTTGCTCCAGCAGTTATGACTTGAACATGATCGCAGAAGGTTTTAATCATTTCTTTCCTGATACCGAAGTGGTGGGATGTACTTCTGCCGGAGAAATCGGCCCGACCGGTTATGTGGATCACAGCATCAGTGCTATTTCTTTCCCCAGAGATGACTTCCATGTCGTAACGGCTTGTCTGAATGATCTCAGTCATTTTACCGAAAGCCAGGGGAAACAATTTATTCAATCCATCATGGTGAAACCGGAATCATCGCTTCCAGCCCCCAACCATCGTTATACATTCGCCATGCAATTGATTGATGGTCTTTCCAAAAAAGAAGAGAATGTCAGCCATTGTTTTCAGAAATATCTGAGTACGATTCCCCTCTTTGGCGGCTCTGCGGCGGACGATGTGCAATTTACCCATACGTATATCTTTCATCAGGGGCGTTTTCAGGAAAACAGTTGTGTGTTGATGCTCTTTCGCACCAATCGCCCGTTTCGTATGTTTAAAACCCAACACTTTACTGCCGCTGGCGAGCCTTTGGTTGTCACAGAGACAGATACGAATAATCGAATCATTCGTGAATTAAACGGGTTACCGGCAACCCAAGTTTATGCCCAACAGGTTGGTTGTAGCGTCGAACAGTTGGACGCAAAAATTTTCGCCAATTACCCTGTCATCATGAAAATTAACGGGAATGAATATATTCGTTCCATCCAAAAAGCTAACGCGGACGGCAGTCTGAGCCTCTATTGTGCTATAGAGGAAGGCATTGTGTTACGTATTGCCCACAGTCAGAATTTGGAGCGCAATTTAAGTCATCAATTTGAAACGCTTAATGAAGCTATTGGTGGTATTTCTCTCACTCTGGTATGTGATTGCATTCTCCGACGAACAGAAATACTGAACACACAGCAACTTCCTGATGTCACTAAACTTCTGTTGCAAAATCAAACTTCTGGATTCAGCAGTTTCGGCGAACAATTCGGCAGTCTGCATCTGAATCAAACCTGTACTGGCATCGCCTTTGGTTGCGAAGAGGCTGAATGA
- the tilS gene encoding tRNA lysidine(34) synthetase TilS: MIDRLQAEVFTILDAQLQPGPLLVGYSGGLDSRVLLELLARYVAVKPGFSLQAIHVHHGLNPKADEWLQHCQTVCAVLDVPLIARHAILEKKARESLEDVARQARYDLFREHLATGGFLLTAHHQDDQLETLLLALKRGSGPRGLSAMPRHIAFASGHLIRPLLSFDRRQLAEWAQNQHLSWIEDDSNQNEQFDRNFLRHSVIPLLRDRWPEIAATASRTASLCAEQESLLDEIAALDLNTVKYRDGSLQIAHLAVLSPARRHQLLRYWLRELTGTVPTQSQLHKIWPEVALAREDAMPELIWQKGSVRRYQQRLYQLNGPVTSPFCRQAIPINQPLELSSGMLTLSSDMTTPAQLRMPLQNEPLSVTCNLAGSVKMHPLGRQHSRELKKLWQEYEVAPWLRGSMPIICYGNTVAAVAGLFVCQGFGCPENQSGLNIHWQPNV; encoded by the coding sequence ATGATCGATAGATTACAAGCCGAGGTTTTTACCATTCTGGACGCGCAATTACAGCCGGGGCCTTTGCTGGTGGGCTATAGTGGCGGCTTAGATTCTCGCGTATTACTTGAATTATTGGCACGTTATGTGGCTGTCAAACCGGGGTTTTCATTGCAGGCTATACATGTCCATCATGGTCTTAATCCCAAGGCGGATGAATGGCTGCAACATTGTCAAACAGTCTGCGCAGTATTAGATGTGCCATTGATAGCCAGGCATGCCATCTTAGAAAAAAAAGCTCGTGAATCACTGGAAGATGTCGCCCGGCAAGCGCGGTATGACCTTTTCCGTGAGCACTTGGCTACGGGTGGTTTCTTACTAACGGCTCATCATCAGGACGATCAATTAGAAACGCTGCTTTTAGCCCTGAAAAGAGGCTCTGGGCCAAGGGGATTATCGGCTATGCCAAGGCATATCGCTTTTGCATCCGGCCATCTGATCCGACCTTTACTGTCTTTTGATCGTCGTCAGCTTGCTGAATGGGCTCAGAATCAGCATTTGAGCTGGATTGAGGATGACAGTAACCAAAACGAGCAATTTGATCGTAATTTTCTGCGCCATTCCGTGATCCCTTTGCTTCGCGATCGTTGGCCGGAAATTGCGGCGACAGCCAGTCGGACGGCCAGTTTATGCGCAGAACAGGAATCGCTGTTGGATGAAATTGCCGCATTGGATCTGAACACAGTCAAATATCGCGATGGAAGTTTGCAGATTGCTCATCTGGCGGTACTGTCTCCGGCGCGTCGGCATCAGCTCTTGCGTTATTGGTTGCGAGAATTAACTGGAACGGTACCCACACAGAGTCAGTTGCATAAAATCTGGCCTGAAGTGGCCTTAGCCCGTGAAGATGCGATGCCGGAATTGATTTGGCAAAAAGGGAGTGTACGGCGTTATCAACAACGTCTGTATCAACTCAATGGGCCAGTTACGTCTCCGTTTTGTAGACAGGCAATACCGATTAATCAGCCTCTTGAATTGTCGTCAGGAATGTTAACATTAAGTTCCGATATGACGACACCGGCACAGTTGCGGATGCCATTGCAGAATGAACCACTTTCCGTGACCTGTAATTTGGCTGGTTCAGTAAAAATGCATCCGCTCGGACGTCAACATTCGCGGGAATTAAAAAAGCTCTGGCAGGAATATGAGGTGGCCCCCTGGTTGCGAGGCAGCATGCCGATCATTTGTTACGGAAACACGGTTGCGGCGGTTGCCGGGCTATTTGTCTGTCAGGGGTTTGGTTGCCCTGAAAATCAATCAGGGCTGAACATTCATTGGCAACCTAACGTGTGA